The Winogradskyella schleiferi genome has a window encoding:
- a CDS encoding glycoside hydrolase family 65 protein — translation MNLDYIIPNNWSIIEEGFDPDQVMASESIFSLGNGAMGQRANFEEHYSGPTFQGSYIAGVYYPDKTRVGWWKNGYPEYFAKVLNAPSWIGIDINVNNEQLDLFTCKKVENFKRELNMKEGWLFRKFTITLQNDIELQVETKRFLSLGLDEVGAIEYSITPLNSDANVVITPYIDAGITNEDSNWDDTFWNISNLTVENNQAFIEAQTMKTNFHTCTFMQSECFVNDQNIGLQPQIVKTDNKISCIYKVSIEQNETFTIHKFGGYTVDRNHNQSELVAAAKSTLNKATTAGFSKLLEDQKQAWAQIWDMADITIEGDVKAQQGIRFNIFHLNQTYLGTDATLNIGPKGFTGEKYGGSTYWDTEAYCIPFYMATKDQEVARNLLTYRYNHLEKAIENAEKLGFSNGAALYPMVTMNGEECHNEWEITFEEIHRNGAIAFAIYNYFRYTGDFSYIPEMGLEVLIGISRFWHQRANFSVQKNKYVILGVTGPNEYENNVNNNWYTNYIAKWCIDYTLETIEKVKEGHSDDYARVSGKTKITHEELDLWKKVADHMYFPHSEEHNIYLQQDGFLDKELITVADLDKAQRPINQKWSWDRILRSPYIKQADILQGFYFFEDHFSTEELERHFEFYEPFTVHESSLSPCVHSIQAAKLDRMDQAYTFYLRTSRLDLDDYNHEVHEGLHITSMAGTWMSIVEGFGGMRVKNDTLSFEPKIPQQWEGYSFKVNFRHQIIKVSVSQDETRFELEGDKDLEIFVNGKETTINPNKVLTV, via the coding sequence ATGAACCTAGATTATATCATCCCAAACAACTGGTCTATCATAGAAGAAGGATTCGACCCAGATCAGGTTATGGCATCAGAAAGTATATTCAGCTTAGGTAATGGAGCTATGGGGCAACGTGCCAATTTTGAAGAACACTATTCCGGACCCACTTTTCAAGGCAGTTATATTGCAGGTGTTTACTATCCAGATAAAACCAGAGTTGGTTGGTGGAAAAACGGCTATCCTGAATATTTCGCAAAAGTGCTGAATGCACCAAGCTGGATAGGAATAGATATCAACGTAAACAATGAACAACTCGATTTATTCACATGTAAAAAAGTAGAGAATTTCAAAAGGGAATTGAATATGAAAGAAGGTTGGTTGTTTAGGAAATTTACAATCACACTTCAAAATGATATAGAATTACAAGTTGAAACCAAACGTTTCTTGAGTTTAGGTTTGGATGAAGTTGGTGCCATCGAATATTCTATTACACCTTTAAATTCTGATGCTAACGTTGTCATTACACCTTATATTGATGCTGGTATCACAAATGAAGATTCTAATTGGGATGATACCTTCTGGAATATTTCAAACTTAACCGTTGAGAATAATCAAGCGTTTATTGAGGCACAAACCATGAAAACTAATTTTCATACTTGTACCTTTATGCAATCCGAGTGTTTTGTCAATGATCAAAATATTGGGTTGCAACCTCAAATTGTGAAGACTGACAATAAAATCAGTTGTATTTATAAAGTATCGATTGAACAAAATGAAACATTTACAATCCATAAATTTGGTGGCTATACTGTAGATCGTAATCACAATCAATCTGAATTGGTTGCTGCAGCAAAATCCACATTGAACAAAGCCACAACAGCAGGTTTTTCGAAATTATTAGAAGACCAAAAGCAAGCTTGGGCTCAGATTTGGGATATGGCAGATATTACTATTGAAGGTGATGTAAAAGCGCAACAAGGGATTCGTTTTAATATATTCCATCTTAACCAAACCTATTTGGGTACGGATGCGACCTTAAATATTGGACCAAAAGGATTTACCGGAGAAAAATATGGAGGAAGTACTTATTGGGATACGGAAGCGTATTGTATTCCTTTCTATATGGCGACCAAAGATCAAGAAGTGGCCAGAAATCTTCTAACCTATCGCTATAACCATTTGGAAAAAGCTATTGAAAATGCCGAAAAATTAGGATTTTCAAATGGCGCAGCGTTGTATCCAATGGTAACCATGAATGGCGAAGAATGCCATAACGAATGGGAAATCACTTTTGAAGAAATCCATAGGAATGGTGCCATAGCCTTCGCCATTTATAACTATTTCAGATATACGGGCGACTTTAGCTATATTCCAGAAATGGGATTGGAGGTATTGATAGGCATTTCACGTTTTTGGCATCAAAGAGCGAATTTTTCAGTACAGAAAAATAAGTATGTAATTCTTGGTGTCACAGGACCCAACGAGTACGAAAACAATGTAAACAATAATTGGTACACAAACTATATCGCCAAATGGTGCATTGATTATACTTTGGAAACCATTGAAAAAGTAAAAGAAGGCCATAGTGATGATTATGCCAGAGTCTCGGGCAAAACAAAAATCACACATGAAGAATTAGACCTTTGGAAAAAAGTAGCGGATCATATGTATTTTCCGCATTCCGAAGAACATAATATTTACTTACAACAAGATGGCTTTTTAGATAAAGAATTGATTACAGTTGCGGATTTAGATAAAGCGCAAAGACCTATAAATCAAAAATGGTCTTGGGACAGAATATTACGCTCGCCATATATAAAACAAGCCGATATTCTTCAAGGGTTTTACTTTTTTGAAGATCATTTTTCCACAGAAGAATTAGAACGTCATTTTGAATTTTACGAACCATTTACAGTTCATGAAAGCTCATTGTCACCCTGTGTACATAGTATTCAGGCAGCGAAGTTAGATCGAATGGATCAAGCATATACCTTTTATTTGAGAACATCAAGATTGGATTTAGACGATTATAATCATGAGGTTCATGAAGGGTTACACATTACCTCCATGGCAGGAACATGGATGAGCATCGTTGAAGGCTTTGGAGGAATGCGTGTAAAAAATGACACCTTGTCTTTTGAACCAAAAATCCCTCAGCAATGGGAAGGCTATTCATTTAAAGTGAATTTTAGACACCAGATTATTAAAGTGAGTGTTAGCCAAGATGAAACACGGTTTGAATTGGAAGGCGATAAAGATTTGGAGATTTTTGTTAATGGTAAAGAAACAACTATAAATCCTAATAAAGTTTTAAC
- a CDS encoding LacI family DNA-binding transcriptional regulator — protein MKRKITLKQIARELDVSISTVSKALKNSKEISADTIQKVQAFAKLYNYRPNNIALSLKNRKTNTIGIIIPEIVHHFFSKVIRGVELVANNRGYNVIIGLSNESFSKEVINMEMLANGSIDGFILSMSKETLQQQDYHHYNETMNQGMPIVMFDRVVSEIKCDKVIVDDFNGAKNAVEKLISNQCKTIALITTKDYVSVGKLRTQGYLEALQANKITPQAELILKMDDTLDYEVHLEALESEIEQLFKAHKNIDGVFAVNELYALSAMKVARKLGLHVPNDIQVIGFTDGVLSKHSTPSLTTVSQHAQLMGERAADLLIDKIEKEYDTEEEQFQTVVINTELIERESTK, from the coding sequence ATGAAGCGAAAAATAACCTTAAAACAAATAGCTAGAGAATTAGATGTGTCTATTTCTACGGTATCAAAAGCCTTAAAAAACAGCAAAGAAATTAGTGCTGATACCATTCAAAAAGTTCAAGCATTTGCTAAGCTTTATAATTATAGGCCTAATAATATCGCTCTCAGTTTAAAGAACAGAAAAACAAATACAATCGGCATCATTATTCCTGAAATAGTCCACCATTTCTTTTCTAAAGTGATCAGAGGTGTAGAGCTAGTAGCGAATAATAGAGGCTATAATGTTATTATTGGTTTGTCCAATGAGTCTTTTTCTAAAGAAGTCATAAATATGGAAATGTTGGCCAATGGAAGTATTGACGGTTTTATTCTCTCCATGTCTAAAGAAACTTTACAACAGCAGGATTACCATCACTATAACGAAACGATGAATCAAGGCATGCCAATTGTAATGTTTGATCGTGTAGTTTCTGAAATTAAATGCGATAAAGTGATTGTGGATGATTTTAATGGTGCCAAAAATGCGGTAGAAAAATTAATTTCTAACCAATGTAAAACTATTGCATTAATTACCACTAAAGATTATGTAAGTGTTGGAAAACTCAGGACACAAGGCTATTTAGAAGCGCTGCAGGCAAACAAGATAACTCCTCAAGCCGAATTAATTCTAAAAATGGACGATACGCTTGATTATGAAGTTCATTTAGAAGCCTTAGAAAGTGAAATAGAACAGCTTTTTAAAGCGCATAAAAACATTGACGGTGTGTTTGCTGTAAATGAATTATACGCATTGTCTGCCATGAAAGTCGCTCGAAAATTGGGATTACATGTGCCTAATGATATTCAGGTTATTGGCTTTACTGATGGTGTACTTTCTAAACATTCAACACCTAGTTTAACAACAGTAAGTCAACATGCGCAGTTGATGGGAGAGCGAGCTGCTGATCTCTTAATTGATAAAATTGAAAAGGAATATGATACTGAAGAAGAACAGTTTCAGACCGTTGTGATTAATACAGAATTAATAGAACGAGAATCCACCAAATAG
- a CDS encoding RagB/SusD family nutrient uptake outer membrane protein — protein sequence MKTKYINNKAMMLRTIKGILVVFTLALFVQSCEERLDLQPEDSRLTGEAAFEDPDSYQQFLAKIYAGISLSGQEGPAGSADLQGLDEGFSNYLRLYWKMQELTTDEALIAWNDGTIQDLHAQVWTSGNEFIRTMYSRLMYQVALTNEFLRQTTDTKLDGRGVTGDLRAEIQTYRAEVRFMRALTYWHALDLYENPPFITENDPVGAFLPPQIQRADLFNYVESELLEILDDLAEPNADPVEYYGRADRAAAWMLLAKLYLNAEVYTGTPRYTDVITYTTNIIGAGYSIPNIPYYYSFLADNNTNGAQDEVIFTIPYDGLRTQVFGGMTFLTHAPVGGEMDPTNFGINGGWAGVRTTPTFVEQFPGEENSADGRALFFTEGQTKNISSVSTFTDGYAVSKYRNVDVSGNPGSDTSGDHTDIDFPMFRLADVYLMYAEAVLQDGGGDMNTAVGYINELRERAYGDNSGDISAADMDLDFILSERSRELYWECHRRTDLIRFNQFSSNGIWQWKGGVQQGTTTESFRDVMPIPSTDLGINTNLEQNTGY from the coding sequence ATGAAAACTAAATATATAAATAACAAAGCTATGATGTTAAGAACAATTAAAGGTATTCTGGTTGTCTTTACCCTTGCGCTATTTGTGCAATCGTGTGAAGAACGACTAGACTTACAACCCGAAGACAGTCGTCTCACTGGCGAAGCAGCTTTTGAAGACCCAGACTCCTATCAGCAATTTTTAGCAAAGATTTATGCTGGAATTTCATTGAGTGGACAAGAAGGTCCTGCAGGATCAGCAGATTTACAAGGTCTAGATGAAGGATTTTCCAATTACTTAAGATTGTATTGGAAAATGCAAGAACTAACCACGGATGAAGCACTTATTGCTTGGAATGATGGTACCATACAAGACTTACATGCACAAGTTTGGACGTCTGGTAATGAATTTATCAGAACCATGTATAGCCGTTTGATGTATCAAGTGGCTTTAACCAATGAGTTTTTACGTCAAACTACCGACACCAAACTGGACGGAAGAGGCGTTACTGGTGATTTAAGAGCAGAAATCCAAACGTATAGAGCAGAAGTACGTTTTATGAGAGCCTTGACGTATTGGCATGCTTTAGACCTGTATGAGAATCCGCCGTTTATAACTGAAAATGATCCTGTTGGAGCATTCTTACCGCCTCAGATTCAAAGAGCAGATTTATTTAATTATGTAGAATCCGAACTATTGGAGATTTTAGATGATTTAGCAGAGCCAAATGCAGACCCTGTAGAATACTATGGCAGAGCAGATAGAGCTGCAGCTTGGATGCTATTGGCTAAATTATATCTTAATGCTGAAGTATATACTGGCACACCACGTTATACCGATGTTATTACTTACACAACTAATATTATAGGAGCAGGTTACTCAATTCCAAATATACCTTATTATTATTCCTTCTTAGCAGATAATAATACTAATGGTGCTCAAGATGAAGTAATATTTACAATACCTTACGATGGTCTGAGAACGCAAGTTTTTGGTGGGATGACCTTTTTAACCCATGCGCCTGTAGGTGGCGAAATGGACCCTACAAATTTTGGAATTAACGGCGGATGGGCTGGAGTAAGAACAACACCTACCTTTGTAGAGCAGTTTCCAGGTGAAGAAAATTCTGCAGATGGACGTGCCTTATTTTTTACAGAAGGTCAAACTAAAAATATCAGTTCGGTTTCAACATTTACTGATGGCTATGCTGTATCTAAATACAGAAATGTTGATGTGAGTGGAAATCCAGGATCAGATACATCAGGTGATCATACTGATATTGATTTTCCGATGTTTAGACTTGCCGATGTTTATTTAATGTATGCCGAAGCTGTTTTACAAGATGGCGGTGGTGATATGAATACTGCTGTCGGTTATATCAATGAACTTAGAGAACGTGCTTATGGAGATAATAGTGGTGATATAAGTGCCGCCGATATGGATTTAGATTTTATCCTTAGTGAACGTTCTAGAGAATTGTATTGGGAATGCCATAGAAGAACAGATTTAATACGATTCAATCAATTTTCAAGTAACGGAATTTGGCAATGGAAAGGTGGTGTGCAACAAGGAACCACCACTGAATCATTTAGAGATGTAATGCCCATACCTTCTACGGATTTAGGTATTAACACCAATTTAGAACAAAACACAGGATATTAA
- a CDS encoding MFS transporter encodes MEKRRLSFWQIWNMSFGFLGIQMGFALQNANASRILQIFGADVHELSWFWIIAPLMGLIVQPIVGHYSDKTWGKLGRRKPYFLVGAILASIGLVLMPQADMFIAFLPALWVGAGMLMIMDASFNIAMEPFRALVGDNLRTDQRTAGFSIQTALIGFGAVIGSWLPYALTNWFGVSNETVAGVVPTNLILSFIIGAVVLIISILVTVVTTKEYSPEELNSFEDEHLSPDITTNDSEKESSLLDIFEDFRKMPTTMRQLSWVQFFSWFGLFGMWVFATPAIAQHIYGLPYTDSSSSTYQDAGDWIGILFGVYNLISAFYAFALPYIAKKVGRKRTHAISLVIGGLGLLSIYMMPDKNWLIVSMVGVGIAWASILAMPYAILAGSISPKKMGVYMGIFNFFIVIPQIINALIGGPLVKYAYGNQAIFALMMSGVSFLIAAALVSKVKDVDDVIQN; translated from the coding sequence ATGGAAAAGCGTAGATTAAGTTTCTGGCAAATCTGGAACATGAGTTTTGGGTTTCTTGGAATCCAGATGGGTTTTGCCCTTCAAAATGCTAACGCAAGTAGAATACTTCAAATTTTCGGAGCAGACGTTCACGAACTGTCATGGTTTTGGATAATCGCACCTCTAATGGGACTCATAGTACAACCTATTGTTGGACATTATAGCGATAAAACTTGGGGCAAATTAGGAAGAAGAAAACCGTATTTTTTGGTAGGCGCTATTTTAGCGTCCATTGGTTTGGTGCTTATGCCGCAAGCCGATATGTTTATTGCGTTTTTACCAGCACTATGGGTTGGAGCAGGCATGTTAATGATTATGGATGCTTCCTTTAATATTGCCATGGAGCCTTTTCGTGCTTTAGTTGGAGATAATTTAAGAACAGACCAACGAACTGCAGGTTTTAGTATTCAAACGGCATTAATTGGTTTTGGTGCTGTTATTGGTTCATGGTTACCATATGCCCTAACCAATTGGTTTGGTGTTTCAAATGAAACGGTTGCAGGTGTAGTTCCAACTAATTTAATTTTATCCTTTATCATTGGAGCCGTAGTTTTAATTATTTCAATTTTAGTTACTGTAGTCACAACTAAAGAGTATTCACCCGAGGAATTAAATAGTTTTGAGGATGAACATTTAAGTCCAGATATAACCACAAATGATTCTGAAAAGGAATCTAGTTTGCTAGATATTTTTGAAGATTTTAGAAAAATGCCAACAACAATGCGTCAATTAAGTTGGGTACAATTCTTTTCTTGGTTTGGGCTATTTGGCATGTGGGTTTTTGCAACTCCAGCTATCGCGCAACATATCTATGGCTTGCCATATACAGATAGTAGTAGTTCTACTTATCAAGATGCTGGTGACTGGATTGGTATTTTATTTGGAGTTTATAACCTTATTTCTGCGTTTTATGCATTTGCATTACCTTATATAGCCAAGAAAGTTGGAAGAAAACGTACACATGCAATATCTTTAGTTATTGGTGGACTAGGCTTACTTTCAATTTATATGATGCCAGATAAAAATTGGCTTATTGTTTCTATGGTAGGTGTTGGTATTGCTTGGGCAAGTATTTTGGCGATGCCTTATGCTATTTTAGCTGGATCTATTTCACCTAAGAAGATGGGAGTTTACATGGGGATTTTTAATTTCTTCATTGTAATTCCTCAAATAATTAATGCCTTAATCGGTGGGCCTCTTGTTAAATACGCTTATGGAAATCAAGCCATATTTGCCTTAATGATGAGTGGTGTCAGTTTCTTAATAGCGGCAGCATTAGTATCAAAAGTAAAAGATGTTGATGATGTCATTCAAAATTAA
- a CDS encoding SusC/RagA family TonB-linked outer membrane protein, with amino-acid sequence MKTVLNALLFCLIMLPATLMAQSTATGTVTDKANAMPLPGVNVIIKGTSRGASTDFDGNYSIEISEGEILVFSYVGYTTKEIEFTGQSTIDVAIEEDAAQLDEVVLIGYGSTTKQDATGAVEKVGDEEFNRGAIVAPQQLISGKAAGVRVTSNGGAAGEGGEIRIRGGASLSATNDPLIVIDGLPIDQRGGAQGSANALNAINPADIEDFVVLKDASATAIYGSRASNGVILITTKKGSVNQPLKIEYGLQVSTRRVANTVDVLSGEEYRDLASNPNFDSTTLGNASTNWQDEIYSTGVGAIHNVTVSKGFENSNYRINFNHASQEGALEDLYERNGLNVSYVQRLLDNDLKLTFVGKAIQDEYSYKRDAGAIGAAISFDPTQPVRDENGDYTQYGTSANLAPVNPLFLLENYEDRQTIKRVISNFNIDYKFWFLKDLTFNLNAGIDYAENDGFKFIAANPNNAGGFPTDEVSNGLNRNTSLDFYLNYKKDIESINTKIDLTAGHAFQEFYIEGFFDRTTNTNITQTDINRNALESYFARASFDIADKYLISASFRRDGSSRFSEDNRVGYFPGVSVGWKLMNESFLEDSFFSNLKLRAGWGVTGQQEIGSNYGYLGIYTPSRNNAANIQIGSTSTGEPIFISTLRPEGFDENLKWEETTQYNVALDFGFFNNRLNGTIDGYYRETEDLLSRVPVPAGANLTDILLTNVGAVTSRGLEVSLNGVIYQKENFGWDTNFNITLQQQEITSLSLNDDPDYFIPTGGISGGVGNQIQIFKPGYDPSTFFVFRQVYDSEGNPIEGSYVDVNGDNQITEADRQPYKKATPDAFIGFTNNFNYKKFDLNFTFRGSFGNYVYNNSASDRGNINAVVNQPGYQANAHANYLDTGFTNQNLFSDYYIQRADFVRLDNVSLGYTIPFEKITLRASLTASNLFVITKYDGLDPEISNGIENNFYPRTRDVVLGLNFTF; translated from the coding sequence ATGAAAACAGTTTTAAATGCTTTACTATTCTGTCTCATTATGCTACCAGCAACCTTGATGGCCCAGTCTACTGCCACAGGTACTGTTACAGATAAAGCAAATGCTATGCCTTTACCAGGTGTAAACGTTATTATTAAAGGTACTTCCAGAGGCGCCTCAACAGATTTTGATGGTAATTATTCCATAGAAATTAGTGAAGGTGAAATTCTTGTATTTTCTTATGTTGGCTATACCACGAAAGAGATTGAATTTACTGGGCAATCAACTATTGATGTTGCTATTGAAGAAGATGCTGCTCAATTGGATGAGGTGGTATTGATTGGTTATGGATCAACTACCAAACAAGATGCAACGGGTGCCGTTGAAAAAGTAGGTGATGAAGAATTTAACCGTGGTGCTATTGTAGCGCCTCAACAACTTATTTCAGGTAAAGCCGCTGGTGTGCGTGTTACATCAAATGGTGGTGCTGCAGGTGAAGGTGGTGAAATTAGAATTCGTGGTGGCGCTTCTTTATCAGCCACAAACGACCCTCTTATTGTTATTGATGGCTTGCCTATTGATCAAAGGGGAGGTGCTCAAGGAAGTGCAAATGCTTTGAATGCCATTAATCCAGCTGATATTGAGGACTTCGTTGTTCTTAAAGATGCCTCTGCAACGGCCATATATGGCTCAAGAGCCTCAAACGGTGTTATCTTAATTACAACTAAAAAAGGTTCTGTAAACCAGCCACTAAAAATTGAGTATGGTTTACAAGTGTCAACAAGGCGTGTTGCAAATACGGTTGATGTCTTAAGTGGCGAAGAGTATAGAGATTTAGCCTCTAATCCAAATTTTGATTCTACCACACTTGGAAACGCTAGTACTAACTGGCAGGATGAAATTTATTCCACTGGTGTTGGTGCAATCCATAACGTAACTGTATCTAAAGGTTTTGAAAATTCAAATTACCGCATCAATTTTAATCATGCTTCGCAAGAGGGTGCACTTGAGGATTTATATGAAAGAAATGGTTTGAATGTATCTTATGTACAAAGACTTTTGGACAATGATTTAAAACTAACTTTCGTTGGTAAAGCTATTCAAGATGAATATTCATATAAAAGAGATGCTGGTGCTATTGGTGCGGCAATCTCGTTTGATCCCACACAACCTGTTAGGGATGAGAATGGTGATTACACACAATATGGTACAAGTGCGAATTTAGCACCCGTGAATCCATTATTTTTACTAGAGAATTATGAAGATCGGCAAACGATTAAACGTGTTATATCTAACTTTAATATCGATTATAAGTTTTGGTTTTTAAAAGATTTAACGTTTAACTTAAACGCTGGTATAGATTACGCAGAAAATGATGGTTTCAAATTCATTGCAGCTAATCCAAACAATGCTGGAGGATTCCCTACTGATGAAGTCTCTAATGGTTTAAATAGAAACACGTCTTTAGATTTCTACTTAAATTATAAGAAAGATATCGAATCGATTAATACAAAAATCGATCTAACTGCAGGACATGCCTTTCAGGAGTTTTATATCGAAGGCTTTTTTGATAGAACTACAAATACAAACATCACGCAAACCGATATTAACCGAAATGCTTTAGAGTCTTATTTTGCAAGAGCGAGTTTTGATATTGCCGATAAATATTTAATTTCTGCAAGTTTCAGAAGAGACGGCTCTTCTCGTTTCAGTGAAGATAATCGTGTAGGTTATTTCCCGGGAGTTTCTGTGGGTTGGAAATTGATGAATGAGAGTTTTTTAGAGGATTCTTTCTTTTCTAATTTAAAACTTAGAGCTGGATGGGGAGTTACAGGCCAACAGGAAATAGGTTCTAATTACGGATACTTAGGAATTTATACGCCTTCTAGAAATAACGCTGCGAACATACAAATCGGTTCTACATCAACCGGTGAACCAATTTTTATCTCAACATTACGTCCTGAAGGGTTTGATGAGAATTTGAAATGGGAAGAAACCACACAATATAACGTGGCTTTAGATTTTGGCTTTTTCAACAATAGGCTTAATGGTACTATTGATGGTTATTATAGAGAGACCGAAGATTTATTATCTCGGGTTCCAGTACCTGCAGGAGCTAACCTAACAGATATACTCTTAACCAATGTAGGTGCTGTTACAAGTAGAGGTTTAGAGGTAAGTTTAAACGGTGTTATTTATCAAAAAGAAAATTTTGGATGGGATACTAATTTTAATATTACCCTTCAACAACAAGAAATTACATCTCTTAGTTTAAATGATGACCCTGATTATTTTATACCTACTGGCGGCATTAGTGGTGGTGTCGGAAATCAAATACAAATTTTCAAACCTGGTTATGACCCATCGACTTTCTTCGTTTTCCGTCAAGTTTATGATAGTGAAGGAAACCCTATCGAAGGTTCTTACGTAGATGTCAATGGAGATAATCAAATTACAGAAGCGGATAGACAACCTTATAAAAAAGCAACACCAGACGCATTTATTGGTTTCACAAATAATTTTAATTATAAAAAATTCGATTTGAATTTTACTTTTAGAGGTAGTTTTGGTAACTATGTTTACAATAATAGTGCTTCTGATCGTGGAAACATTAATGCAGTTGTAAATCAACCAGGTTATCAGGCTAATGCCCATGCCAACTATTTGGATACAGGCTTTACCAACCAAAATTTATTTTCGGATTATTATATCCAACGTGCCGATTTTGTAAGATTGGATAATGTCTCACTTGGTTATACTATTCCGTTTGAAAAAATCACCTTGAGAGCATCACTGACGGCATCGAATCTATTTGTAATCACAAAATACGATGGCTTAGATCCAGAAATTTCGAATGGAATTGAAAACAACTTTTATCCTAGAACAAGAGATGTTGTTTTAGGCTTAAACTTTACGTTCTAA
- the pgmB gene encoding beta-phosphoglucomutase — protein MNKKGFIFDLDGVIVDTAKYHFLAWKELAKSLDIEFTEEENEQLKGVSRVRSLEKILAWGNKTISEELFQDLMGKKNEEYLSYISEMDENEILPDVPRVLNVLKEKQQPISLGSASKNARTILERVNLKSSFDAIVDGNDVSKAKPDPEVFLIAAKQINIKPEDCIVFEDSVAGVTAANTANMISIGIGSKSVLGHAKYVFKNFTEISDDFITSLIEN, from the coding sequence ATGAACAAAAAAGGATTTATATTCGATCTCGACGGTGTCATCGTAGATACCGCAAAATATCATTTCTTAGCCTGGAAAGAACTCGCTAAAAGTTTAGATATCGAATTTACAGAAGAAGAAAACGAACAATTAAAAGGCGTCAGCCGCGTACGTTCCTTGGAAAAGATACTAGCTTGGGGAAATAAAACCATTTCCGAAGAATTGTTCCAGGATCTTATGGGTAAAAAGAACGAAGAGTATTTAAGTTACATCTCAGAAATGGATGAAAATGAAATACTTCCAGATGTACCAAGAGTATTAAACGTTTTAAAGGAAAAACAGCAACCAATTTCTTTAGGTTCGGCAAGCAAAAACGCAAGAACTATCTTAGAACGTGTGAATCTAAAATCGAGTTTTGATGCTATTGTTGATGGTAATGATGTGAGCAAAGCAAAACCAGATCCTGAAGTGTTTTTGATAGCTGCGAAGCAAATTAATATAAAACCAGAGGATTGTATCGTTTTTGAAGATTCAGTTGCAGGCGTTACTGCTGCAAATACGGCAAATATGATTTCAATAGGCATTGGAAGCAAGTCAGTTTTAGGGCATGCTAAGTATGTTTTCAAAAACTTTACTGAAATCTCAGATGATTTTATAACATCACTAATCGAAAATTAA